From a region of the Halanaerobium hydrogeniformans genome:
- a CDS encoding mannose-1-phosphate guanylyltransferase translates to MLTALIMAGGEGTRFWPLSRKDNPKQFFKLNDDQKTMLQETVARIKELVPIEQVFIATNAAYQEAIKRQLDGIPSENIIVEPMKRNTAACIGLSSVVIENKYPGSAMIVLPADHLIKDEKKFIDILSKAVMTAATGKNLVTLGIKPTHPETGYGYIHYGNHLHTIDGDQVFEVQNFTEKPDLDTAKEFLEAGNYLWNSGMFICQLDSILYNIEKHLPEMYSSLLKIKKALGTDLEKKVIKEEFEQMESVSIDYGIMKRADDIFVIPSSFGWDDLGSWPVLERVEKIDNDGNVVIGKHYGIDTTNPIIHSPNKVVTTIGLDDVVIMDTEDAILICDKKRAQEVKEIRNILAADGLEDCL, encoded by the coding sequence ATGCTAACAGCACTAATAATGGCTGGAGGAGAAGGAACCAGATTCTGGCCTTTAAGCAGAAAAGATAATCCAAAACAATTTTTTAAATTAAATGATGACCAAAAAACAATGTTACAGGAGACTGTAGCCAGAATAAAAGAACTTGTACCAATAGAACAGGTCTTTATAGCTACCAATGCAGCTTATCAGGAAGCCATTAAAAGGCAGCTTGATGGAATACCTTCAGAAAATATAATAGTAGAACCAATGAAAAGAAATACAGCTGCCTGTATAGGTCTTTCTTCAGTAGTTATAGAAAATAAATATCCTGGTTCAGCAATGATTGTCTTACCTGCAGATCATTTAATAAAAGATGAAAAGAAATTTATTGATATTTTGTCTAAAGCAGTAATGACAGCTGCAACAGGTAAAAATCTTGTTACTTTAGGTATTAAACCAACCCATCCAGAAACAGGTTACGGCTATATCCATTATGGTAATCACCTACATACAATTGATGGAGACCAGGTATTTGAAGTTCAAAACTTTACTGAAAAACCTGATTTAGATACAGCTAAAGAATTTTTAGAAGCTGGTAACTATCTCTGGAACAGCGGCATGTTTATCTGTCAGCTGGATAGTATCTTATATAATATAGAAAAACATCTACCTGAGATGTATAGTTCCTTATTAAAAATAAAAAAGGCTTTAGGAACAGATTTAGAAAAGAAAGTTATTAAAGAAGAATTTGAACAGATGGAAAGTGTATCTATCGACTATGGAATCATGAAAAGAGCAGATGATATCTTTGTTATTCCCTCCTCTTTTGGCTGGGATGATTTAGGCAGCTGGCCTGTTCTGGAGAGAGTTGAAAAAATAGATAATGATGGTAATGTGGTAATTGGTAAACATTACGGTATAGATACTACTAATCCTATTATTCACAGTCCGAATAAGGTAGTAACTACCATTGGACTTGATGATGTAGTTATTATGGATACAGAGGATGCTATTTTAATCTGTGATAAAAAAAGAGCTCAAGAAGTAAAAGAGATCAGAAATATTCTGGCAGCTGATGGGCTGGAGGATTGTTTGTAG